A segment of the Luteolibacter arcticus genome:
TGAGCCGCACCGGTCCCCCCAGGATCTCGGGCGTGGAAAGAGTGAGCTGGGACTGCCAGCGGCCCATCCAGAAAAGGGCGGCACCACCGAGGACGAGGAGGATGGTGAGGATCTTCTTCACGTGGGCCGTGGGGTGGGTGAGTGAGGCGGTGGCTCTGGCTTGATCCTAACAATTCCATTGATCGGGCTCTGATGCAAACCTCCTTCACGGCCGGCGGGAAACACGGGGTGGTAGTCCGCACACTCCGTGTGCGGGAGCGAAGGACCGGGCGGTGGAGGACACCGGCTGCATCCGGAGATTGTCCACGCGACGGAAGGTGCAGACCACTATGGCTGGCAGGATGCTGGCCGGTGATCTCCGACGGCTGGGAGAGCTGCTTCGGCCACACTCGGAGAGTGCGGACCACGTTCAGTTCTCGAAGAACGACTCGTTGCTCAGCTTCCGCACGACCTCGCGCTCGGTGACGATGACGGTGGTGCCCGGGGTCAGGATGTCATCCACCTTGGTGGCGAATTCGGGATTGAAGCGCAGGCGACTGGCGACCTTGTCGGCGTCGGCGAACATCGCCTTCTCGGTCTTCACGCTCATCCAGCGGCGGGCATTGCGGCCCGGGGCGAGCTTGCTGGGCTCGGTGGTGGCGCCTTCCAGCAGCGAGAAGACGTGCTCGCCGAGCGCGCCCCAGCCGGTGATCTCCACCACGGCGCGGCCGATCGGATTCCCGCCGCGGTAGACATACATCATCTTGTCCGCCGAGCTGACCACGATGGTGATGGGGCCGGTCTTGCTGCGCTCCGGCTGCCACTCGTACTGGCCCTCGCCGAGCTGCTCCAGCATCTTGGGCGTGAAGTCCTTCGGCGCGAGCAATTGGCCGGGGTTGTCCGCCAGATAGGGCGTCGGCACCTTGCCATCGCCCACGACCACGGTGCCGCCCTTCTCCGTGGCGGTGAAGAGGAGCTGGGAGAAATCATACGGCAGGCGGATGCAACCGTGGCTCGCGGGGAAGCCCGGCAGATTCCCCGAGTGCATCGCGATGCCGCTCCACGTCAGCCGCTGCATGTTCGGCATCGGCGCGTTGTTGTACTTTTTGGAGCGATGGGTCTTCTTCTTCTCGAGGATGGTGAAGACGCCGCCGGGAGTGGAGTGGCCCTTCGCGCCGGTGCTGACCGTCGAGCGACCGATCAGGATGCCATTGCGATACACGTGCATCGTCTGCTTCGGCACGCTCACCAGGATCATCAGAGGTCCATTCGGCGAGAGCGCGGGATTCCACCAGTATTCGCCCGGCTTCAGCTCGCCGGCCGGTTTGTCCACGGGGATGCCCTTGGTATGGGCGGCCGGGCGATCCATCGCGTGGGAAACGACAGCGAGGGAAAAGAATGCGGCGAAGATGGCGAGCAAGGTCGGGAGCCTCATGTTCCTTCGGGATATCAAGAAATGGATAAAGGTTCAAGCTCTCGTCCCGGGCGGTCCTGCCACACGAGAGCGCGGGGCTTGGTTTTCGTAGCAGGACGACTTCGTCGTTCCGGCGGGAGAAGGTTCGAACCGGCAATCCAAGTGGCAATCCGGCGAGTGGCATCGCTCAGCCGGACCACTGTTGTCGGGGCTGGCAGAGGGGGCAGGGGAAACGCGGCTCTTCTGGTGGAATGTGGCGACGCCGCCGGAGTGCCCTTCACTGGGAGCGCGAATTCATTCCGCCCGAAGTGAAGTGCCGCGCCCTTGCCGCTGGGGATGGGCTGCGGTCGATGACGGGGCTGGCGGAGTTCACCGCGGAGACGCAAAGGTCGCGGAGGGACGCAGAGAAGAAGATGATCCTGTATGGGGTCCTCCTGAACTTCTCTGCCTTCATCCATCCTGGCCCCGCATCGCAGCCGTCCGATCTTCTTGATCTGTGTCCATCTGCGTCATCTGTGGTTGATGCCTTTGGTTTCCGGACCGCCCCGAAGTGCCAGAGGAATTCAACCGCAGATTACACAGATTGACGCAGATAAGAGGGATGGTGTCGGTGGTCGGGCTCGAGCCCGCCAGCCCTATCCATTTCATTCGTCCCTGCCAGATCATCTCCGCGACCCTCTGCGACCTTTGCGGCTCTGCGTTTACCTCGAAGGGTGCTCTTTATCCCAAGTGATAGAAAACGGCCTGAGTCAAAAGCGTGCGGTGGTCTGGGCACTCGGGATGGACGAGCTCTACAGCTTCACGCTGGCCGCGTGGGACAGCCCTGCGCCGAAGCTCGAGCCGAAGTCCCGCCACCCGCTGCCGGATCGCGATGGCCACGACCTGCGCGCCATGCCGGGCAGCTCTGATCTCGTCCTTTCCACCGATGCCCACGTCTGGCTCTTCGACCGCGACAAGGGCGAGTTTCGCCCCCATCCTGACCTCCACGACCGGCCCGCGGTGAAGACCGTGGAACCGCATCCCACGACCGGCCGCCTCGTCGTCGTGCAAGCCAAGAAGCCCAACTGGTGGACCGATACCATCACCCTCCTCCACCCCGCCGCCGAATGTCGGCTCGAGGGCGAAAAGATCTACAAGGCGCGGTGGCTGACCGTGCCTGAAAAAGCGCCTTCACCCGATGAAGCGCCCGCCGGACCCTGAAGGCCCTGCCATGCCTTCCCGTAGGCGCGGTGGTGACACCGCGGAAGCCACCGGCAAAGCGGACCTCACCCTTGCCTCCCGCGGTGTCATCACAGCGCCTACGGGAGCGAAACCAGCTCCGCGCTTGAGTTCATGCCGGTGGCGGAACACAGTTCGTCATGGTCGACCGGACGAAATCCCATCCTGAACCCGGACCCGAACCCGTGCGGGGCATGCCCCGTTGGCGGGAGCGGCAGCGGAACCTTCCCCTGGCCGAAAAGGTGGAACTCATTGGGCGCATGATCCTAGAGACCCGCGAACTCGAAGCCATCAAGAAGGCATGCAAGCCGTCTGCGACGTCCTCGAAGAACTCCTGAAATCGGGCGTCGTCGCATCGTATGCCATCGGTGGCGCGACGGCTGCCGGCTTCCATGGCGAACCGCTCGCGACCCGCGACATCGATGTGTTCGTGTTCCTGAATCCGCAGCCGGGCTCGATTCTCCTCTCGCTCGATCCGGTCTTCCGGGAACTCGGGAGGATGGGCTTCGACGAATTTGATGAAGAGGGGATCCTGATCCATGGATTTCCCGTCCAATTTCTCGCGGCTGCACCCGGGCTGGAATCCGAAGCGATCACGGAAGCCGGGCTTTTCGAATGGGACGGCCACCGCGCACGGGTAATGTCGGCGGAGCATCTCGCGGCGATTGCCCTGACGGTGGGGCGGCCAAAGGACCGGGCGCGGGTGGTGTATCTCGTTTCACTTCCGGCCTTTGATCGAAACCGCTTTGGCGGGATCCTGGAACGGCACAACCTCTTGGCACGCTGGCAATCTTGGGCGGAGGCTCTCGGGCTCTCGCCGTGAGGGGCAGCCTCAGTGACTCTTTTCCGCAACGACGATGATCACCCTCCAGGACTGCATCGCGATCCTCGACCAGCGCGAGGACTCCCCTGCCTACGCGCAATTCAAGGACCTCGCCCAAGCGGCGAACAAGCTGGAGAACTTCCACGGCAGCCGCATGCAGGGCTTCAAGAAGGACGGGGTGAACGTCCACTTCGAGCATGTCGCCCCGCGCGTCCTGGTCGTCAGCGCCGTGCACCTCTATGCGAAGAAGGAGTCGCGCTTCACGCCCTACGCCGGCGATGTCGCGCCCGGCGTGACCCTGGCCGCGATCCGCAGCGCCCTCGTCGCCGCCCTAGGCACGCCCTCCTCATCCGGCGGCGATATGGCTCCGTGGGCCAGTTCGGCCTCGCGAACCGCGTCTGGGAGCGCTGGGACTACGATGACCATTCGCTGCGCTTCGACTACGAGGCCGATGGCTCCACCCTCTACAACGCCTGCGTCCAGCGCCCGCGCGATGTTCAGGCGTTCGAGAAGCGGCGGGCCGGCCTGATCCCCTAGCCCGCGCATCAGGGCTTCCGGGAGGTGACGGGATCGCCTAGGAAGTGAGGCGATGTCCGTCCCGCCAGCCATCAATTCCGAGCGCAAGAACGCCTACCGGCACCTGCTCTACGCGGTGTTTGTCCACATGCGTGCCGGGCATCGAGAGGCGGTTTGGTGGAGACCGGCGAGTTGGTTCCGCACCGGCCAGGAATTGCGAAAGCTGAAGGAACTGGCGGACCGATTCCACAATCTTGCGTTTTTCTCGCTCCACGACTTCAAGAACTTCGATGAAGAAAGGTTCTGGCAGGACATCGTCCTCCTCGGCCGATCCCAAGGCCCGGAGCTGGCCGAGCGTTGCCGCAGGATCTTCGACGAGTATCTCACGGGCCGGTCGGCGCGCCTGCTCTGATCGCGTTCCGATGCAAGCCCACCGGGATGTGATGATGCGGGGACTGACCCCCAGCCCGGGCGAGGCAATGACTATGACTATGGGTCCGACTTCGAGATGGAGAGGGTTTGTCGCTTGATTGCAGCGAGCAGAATCACCTCTCCGACAGCCGGTCGTGTTCCTCCGGCGGCACGTCGGGAACCTTGGCGAGGATAGTATCGATCGCGACGTTGTGGCCGCGTTCGACGCGTTCGCGGAGGTAGCGCTCGGCGTCGAGGGCGGAGAGCTTTTCGGCGAGGGCGCTGCTGACGAGTTGGTTGATCGAGATGCCTTCGCTCTCGGCCAGGCGCTTCGCGTGCTGGTGCAGGGAATTCGGCAGGCGGATGCTGAGGGTGCTCATGGCGGTGATGGTGGAAGTTTCGAAAGGAGCCCGGCCGGAGTCAGGACGGAGAGGCCGAGTTTCGCGGCGGGCCGGAAGTCGGAAAGGTTGTAAGTGACGAGGTGATCGGCGGCACTGGCCATCGCGGCTTCCAGCACCATGTCGTCCTTCGGGTCGGAGAGCAGGGGACGCCAGAGGAAATGGACCTTGTGGAGCGAGGAGAGCGAGACGAACCAATCGATGAAGCCTTCGATATCGGCCTGTCCGAGATGAGGCAGCAGCGCTCGCCGTGACAGAACATCTTGGTATTCGAACACGAGTGGCGCGGTGACGGGCGGGGTGAACGCACCGGACCGCAGCCGCCGGATGACCTCGAAGGAAGCTCCAGTGGACGATTTGAGAGCGGAAAGCATGGCGTTCGAATCCAACACGACGACCACGTTTGGTATCATATATGATACCGCTATTGGGCCAAGGTAGCGTTTCCTTCGTGGATGAAAGCTGCGGACCTTGAGGGCAGATTTGCCGATTGATCGCAGCGGGCAGGCGGCATGTAGTGACCGTCACGATGCGGATTCTCATCGCAGCGATGGCTTTGTGGGCAGCGGCGCGGGTGGGCGTGGCGCAGGAGGGCGGCGTGCCCCCGGCTAGTGGGAGCGTTGAGCCCGCAGTCCTCACCAGCGCCTCTGAGATCCGGTCGCTGCCTTCGGAGACGGCGGGGTTGGGTGGGGCGGTGGAGTTGCGGGGGGTGGTGACTTGGCGGAGTGCGCGGCGGAATCATGCGATCATCGTGCATGATGGGGAGATGGCGATTTGGGTGACGCTGCTGGCGATGAGCTCGCAGTGGGAGAAGGGCCTGGCGCCGGAGCCGCCGGTGTGCGAGCCGGGGACGCTGGTGCGGGTGCGGGGGAAGACGAATCCGGGCGGTTATGCGCCGGTGGTGGTGGCGAGGGAGCTGGAGGTGCTAGGGACTTCTCCTTTGCCGGAGCCGCTGAGGTTGCCGGTGGAGGAGTTGTTGTCGGGGAGCATGGACGCGCAGCCGGTGGAGGTGGAGGGGGTGGTGCAGGAGGTGACGGTGCCGGATGACGCGGGCATCGCCTCGGCGATGATGGTGGTGGCGGGGCATGTGTGCCGGGTGGATGTGGAGCGCGGCACGGAGCTGGACCGGGAGACGCTGATCGATGCGCGGGTGCGGGTGCGCGGGGCCTTGACGCCGCTCTTCAACCTGCGCTCGCAATTGACAGCGCTGAAGCTGAGCAGCACGGGCCGGGACGATTTCCAAGTGGTGCGGCCGGCACCGGCGGATCCCTTCCAATCGCCGCGGGTGCCGCTGGGGAACCTGCGGAAATTCTCGCCAGCCTCGAATCCGTATCACCGGGTGGTGACGGGCGGGGTGGTGACGTTCTCGATGCCGAAGGAATTCTTCTTCCTGCAGGACGGGGCGACGGGGGTGCGGGTGAGCTCGCTGGAGGCGGAGGTGGCGGTGGGCGATGTGGTGACGGTGGCGGCCTTCGTCGATACGACGCGGACGCTGGCGGCGCTGAATGGCGCGGTGGTGGAGAAGACGGGCCGGGCGGAGGTGCCGGCACCGGAAACGATGGATGCGACGGGCATCCTGCAGCCGCAGTTCCGCGATTCCTCGCGGCGGGTGGCGCTGGTGGATTACGATGGGCGGCTGGTGAGCCTGGTGTCGCACGTGAAGCGGGTGGAGCCGCTGGATGACCAGGGCGGCCTGGGCGTGGTGGCGGAGTCGGATGGGCAGGTCTTCGCCGCGGTGCTGCCCTCGGGCGTGGCGATGCCGGCGGGCCTGCGGGAGAAGCTGGTGCCGGGCGCGGAGGTGCGCTTCACCGGCTTGTGCGACCTGACCTTCGTGGAGGAGACGCCGAAGCTGGATTTGATCGGCATCACGGGATTCCGGCTGTGGCTGCGATCGCCGCAGGACATGGCGGTGCTGCGTTCGCCGCCGTGGTGGACGGCCGGGCGATTGCAGGCGGTGTTGGTTACGGTGGGTCTAGTACTTGCGCTGGCGATGGCATCGAATATCGCGCTGCGGCGGCTGTTGAGAAGGCGGACGCGGCGGCTGGAGGAGGTGATGCGGCTGCACCGGGACTCCGAGCTGGAATTCCATGCGGCGCGGGAAGAGCGGCAGCGGTTGGCGGCGGACATGCATGATGGCCTTCAGCAGTTGCTCGTCAGCGCGGCGTATCGAATGGAAGCCGCGGCCGCCCGCATGGGCGAGGGTCCGGCGGCGGCGAAGGATCAGCTCACGGCGGCGCACGGCGCGCTGACCCGCGCGCAATCCGGACTGCGCGAATGCCTGTGGGGGCTGAAGCAGGTGGAGGATGCGGGCGAGGATGATTTCGCCGCGCTGTTGCGCCATGCGGCCGTGACCGTGGAGCATTGGCCGAAGGATCTGGTGATGGTGGAGGTGGAGGGCGAGCCTTTCAGCCTGTCGCGGCAG
Coding sequences within it:
- a CDS encoding type II toxin-antitoxin system HicB family antitoxin, which translates into the protein MSTLSIRLPNSLHQHAKRLAESEGISINQLVSSALAEKLSALDAERYLRERVERGHNVAIDTILAKVPDVPPEEHDRLSER
- a CDS encoding putative toxin-antitoxin system toxin component, PIN family, with the translated sequence MIPNVVVVLDSNAMLSALKSSTGASFEVIRRLRSGAFTPPVTAPLVFEYQDVLSRRALLPHLGQADIEGFIDWFVSLSSLHKVHFLWRPLLSDPKDDMVLEAAMASAADHLVTYNLSDFRPAAKLGLSVLTPAGLLSKLPPSPP
- a CDS encoding sensor histidine kinase; the protein is MRILIAAMALWAAARVGVAQEGGVPPASGSVEPAVLTSASEIRSLPSETAGLGGAVELRGVVTWRSARRNHAIIVHDGEMAIWVTLLAMSSQWEKGLAPEPPVCEPGTLVRVRGKTNPGGYAPVVVARELEVLGTSPLPEPLRLPVEELLSGSMDAQPVEVEGVVQEVTVPDDAGIASAMMVVAGHVCRVDVERGTELDRETLIDARVRVRGALTPLFNLRSQLTALKLSSTGRDDFQVVRPAPADPFQSPRVPLGNLRKFSPASNPYHRVVTGGVVTFSMPKEFFFLQDGATGVRVSSLEAEVAVGDVVTVAAFVDTTRTLAALNGAVVEKTGRAEVPAPETMDATGILQPQFRDSSRRVALVDYDGRLVSLVSHVKRVEPLDDQGGLGVVAESDGQVFAAVLPSGVAMPAGLREKLVPGAEVRFTGLCDLTFVEETPKLDLIGITGFRLWLRSPQDMAVLRSPPWWTAGRLQAVLVTVGLVLALAMASNIALRRLLRRRTRRLEEVMRLHRDSELEFHAAREERQRLAADMHDGLQQLLVSAAYRMEAAAARMGEGPAAAKDQLTAAHGALTRAQSGLRECLWGLKQVEDAGEDDFAALLRHAAVTVEHWPKDLVMVEVEGEPFSLSRQVMGSLLLLMQEAVGNACKHGKASAVKVTLHYFPDRFEMAIRDNGRGFDPEHVPGTRQGHHGLESMRLRMKWLGGHLKVTSHPGNGTLIVCQVARTAAEALLPATGKGGQGEAMGT
- a CDS encoding L,D-transpeptidase, producing MRLPTLLAIFAAFFSLAVVSHAMDRPAAHTKGIPVDKPAGELKPGEYWWNPALSPNGPLMILVSVPKQTMHVYRNGILIGRSTVSTGAKGHSTPGGVFTILEKKKTHRSKKYNNAPMPNMQRLTWSGIAMHSGNLPGFPASHGCIRLPYDFSQLLFTATEKGGTVVVGDGKVPTPYLADNPGQLLAPKDFTPKMLEQLGEGQYEWQPERSKTGPITIVVSSADKMMYVYRGGNPIGRAVVEITGWGALGEHVFSLLEGATTEPSKLAPGRNARRWMSVKTEKAMFADADKVASRLRFNPEFATKVDDILTPGTTVIVTEREVVRKLSNESFFEN